In a single window of the Rhineura floridana isolate rRhiFlo1 chromosome 3, rRhiFlo1.hap2, whole genome shotgun sequence genome:
- the SMIM3 gene encoding small integral membrane protein 3, with protein sequence MDVLPSPLPLPKHILDIWVIVLIILVTIVVMTSLLLCPATAVIIYRVRTHPIHNGAM encoded by the coding sequence ATGGATGTTTTGCCTTcaccgcttccccttccaaagcACATCTTGGACATATGGGTCATTGTCCTGATCATCCTGGTCACCATAGTTGTTATGACATCCCTGTTATTGTGCCCAGCGACAGCTGTGATAATTTATAGAGTTCGGACACACCCTATACATAATGGAGCCATGTGA